The proteins below are encoded in one region of Streptomyces roseirectus:
- a CDS encoding bifunctional FO biosynthesis protein CofGH: MTTSATSGTGPTENSMRRALKRARDGVALDVSEAAVLLQAHGEALDDLTASAARVRDAGLSAAGRPGVITYSKSVFIPLTRLCRDKCHYCTFVTVPGKLRRAGHGMFMSPDEVLDVARKGAALGCKEALITLGDKPEDRWPEAREWLDAHGYDDTIAYVRAISIRILEETGLLPHLNPGVLSWTDLQRLKPVAPSMGMMLETTATRLWSEPGGPHYGSPDKEPAVRLRVLEDAGRSSVPFTSGLLIGIGETYEERAESVFALRKVSRAHHGIQELIIQNFRAKPDTAMRGMPDAELDELVAAVAVARLILGPAANIQAPPNLVDGEYERLIAAGIDDWGGVSPLTIDHVNPERPWPQIEELTRRSQAAGFELRERLCVYPEFVTRGEPWLDPRLLPHVRALADPETGLALPDAVVEGRPWQEPEEVFEARGRTDLHRTIDTEGRTSDRRDDFDEVYGDWSALREAAAPGMVPERIDTDVRQALATAADDPTKLTDAEALALFHADGPALDALTRIADDVRKSAVGDDVTYIVTRNINFTNVCYTGCRFCAFAQRRTDADAYTLSLDQVADRAQQAWDLGAVEVCMQGGIHPDLPGTAYFDIARAVKERVPGMHVHAFSPMEVVNGATRTGLSIREWLTEAKAAGLDTLPGTAAEILDDEVRWVLTKGKLPAATWIEVVTTAHELGLRTTSTMMYGHVDQPRHWLGHLRTLAGIQQRTGGFTEFVTLPFIHTNAPVYLAGISRPGPTMRDNRAVTAMARLLLHPWIPNIQTSWVKLGTEGAAEMLRSGANDLGGTLMEETISRMAGSSYGSYKSVRDLIAVADAAGRPAKPRTTLYGEVPQERQQAARASDGHLPELLPVLD, translated from the coding sequence ATGACGACTTCCGCGACCTCGGGAACCGGCCCCACCGAGAACTCCATGCGTCGCGCCCTCAAACGCGCCCGGGACGGCGTCGCCCTCGACGTGTCCGAAGCGGCGGTGCTGCTCCAGGCACACGGCGAGGCGCTTGACGACCTCACCGCGTCCGCGGCCCGGGTGCGTGACGCGGGACTCTCGGCGGCCGGCCGGCCCGGAGTCATCACGTACTCCAAGAGCGTCTTCATCCCCCTGACCCGCCTGTGCCGTGACAAGTGCCACTACTGCACCTTCGTCACCGTGCCGGGCAAACTCCGCCGTGCCGGGCACGGCATGTTCATGTCCCCCGACGAGGTCCTGGACGTGGCCCGTAAGGGTGCCGCCCTAGGGTGCAAGGAAGCCCTGATCACCCTCGGGGACAAACCGGAGGACCGCTGGCCCGAGGCGCGCGAATGGCTCGACGCGCACGGCTACGACGACACCATCGCCTACGTCCGCGCCATCTCCATCCGCATCCTGGAGGAGACCGGCCTGCTGCCCCACCTCAACCCCGGTGTGCTGTCCTGGACCGACCTCCAGCGCCTCAAGCCCGTCGCGCCCAGCATGGGCATGATGCTGGAGACGACGGCCACCCGCCTGTGGTCCGAACCCGGAGGCCCCCACTACGGGTCCCCCGACAAGGAACCCGCAGTCCGTCTACGGGTACTGGAGGACGCCGGACGCTCCTCCGTCCCCTTCACCTCCGGCCTGCTCATCGGCATCGGCGAGACGTACGAGGAGCGCGCCGAGTCCGTGTTCGCGCTGCGCAAGGTCTCCCGCGCCCACCACGGCATCCAGGAACTGATCATCCAGAACTTCCGCGCCAAGCCGGACACGGCGATGCGCGGCATGCCGGACGCGGAACTCGACGAACTCGTCGCCGCCGTCGCCGTCGCCCGCCTGATCCTCGGCCCCGCCGCGAACATCCAGGCCCCGCCGAACCTGGTCGACGGCGAGTACGAGCGCCTGATCGCCGCCGGCATCGACGACTGGGGCGGGGTGTCGCCCCTGACCATCGACCACGTCAACCCCGAACGCCCCTGGCCGCAGATCGAGGAACTGACCCGCCGCTCCCAGGCGGCCGGCTTCGAACTGCGTGAACGCCTGTGCGTCTACCCCGAGTTCGTGACCCGGGGAGAACCCTGGCTCGACCCCCGGCTCCTCCCGCACGTCCGCGCCCTCGCCGACCCCGAGACCGGCCTCGCGCTCCCCGACGCCGTGGTCGAGGGCCGCCCCTGGCAGGAACCCGAGGAGGTCTTCGAGGCCCGGGGCCGCACCGACCTGCACCGCACGATCGACACCGAGGGCCGGACGTCCGACCGCCGCGACGACTTCGACGAGGTGTACGGCGACTGGTCCGCCCTGCGCGAGGCCGCCGCCCCCGGCATGGTCCCCGAACGCATCGACACCGACGTCCGCCAGGCCCTCGCGACCGCCGCCGACGACCCGACGAAACTGACCGACGCCGAAGCGCTCGCCCTCTTCCACGCGGACGGCCCCGCACTGGACGCGCTGACCCGAATCGCCGACGACGTACGGAAGTCGGCGGTCGGCGACGACGTCACCTACATCGTCACCCGGAACATCAACTTCACCAACGTCTGCTACACCGGCTGCCGTTTCTGCGCGTTCGCGCAGCGCCGCACGGACGCCGACGCCTACACCCTCTCCCTGGACCAGGTCGCCGATCGCGCCCAACAGGCATGGGATCTCGGGGCAGTTGAGGTCTGTATGCAGGGCGGCATCCACCCCGACCTGCCCGGCACCGCGTACTTCGACATCGCGCGGGCGGTGAAGGAACGCGTCCCGGGCATGCACGTGCACGCCTTCTCGCCGATGGAGGTCGTCAACGGAGCGACCCGCACCGGGCTTTCGATCCGCGAGTGGCTGACGGAGGCCAAGGCGGCGGGACTTGACACCCTGCCCGGCACGGCCGCCGAAATCCTCGACGACGAGGTCCGCTGGGTGCTCACCAAGGGCAAGCTGCCGGCCGCGACCTGGATCGAAGTCGTCACCACCGCCCACGAGTTGGGGCTGCGGACGACGTCGACGATGATGTACGGCCACGTGGACCAGCCGCGCCACTGGCTCGGCCACCTCCGCACGCTCGCCGGGATCCAGCAACGCACCGGCGGATTCACGGAGTTCGTGACGCTGCCGTTCATCCACACCAACGCGCCGGTGTACCTGGCGGGCATCTCGCGCCCCGGCCCGACCATGCGGGACAACCGCGCGGTCACGGCGATGGCGCGGCTCCTGCTGCACCCGTGGATCCCCAACATCCAGACCAGCTGGGTGAAGTTGGGCACCGAGGGGGCGGCCGAGATGCTGCGGTCCGGGGCCAACGACCTCGGCGGGACGCTGATGGAGGAGACCATCTCGCGGATGGCCGGCTCGTCGTACGGGTCGTACAAGTCGGTCCGGGACCTGATCGCCGTCGCGGACGCGGCCGGACGCCCGGCGAAGCCGCGCACCACCCTGTACGGGGAGGTGCCGCAAGAACGGCAGCAGGCCGCGCGGGCGTCCGACGGGCACCTGCCGGAGCTGTTGCCGGTGCTCGACTGA
- a CDS encoding ADP-ribosylglycohydrolase family protein gives MSTAAGPIWGRTEQQDFRSRVRGTLLGGALGDALGAPVDRASGAEILQTYGADGVVDLIPAYGRRGAITHLTQLTLFTVDGLIRAQVRRDTGAWHPPTDLHRAYLRWAATQRDWGPDLRRKDDGWLAREEWLYARRDPTRPLLLGLGDERMGTLETPKNPTADGPEALGRSAPFGLLVGWEPQLVAQLAVECAAQTHGHPTAYLAAGAYAVTVHALARGDSLDSAVQRALSHLSARPGHDPVSEALQRALGAVRQGLPTAARVEELAGAGSAPGLLAAAVYCALVAEDVRHGLRLAVNHSAPSAATASLTGALLGALHGETALPPAWLAELEGRPTLLELADDFAMEMTQGPALHNPAGAAPGWLARYPRGGVELERG, from the coding sequence GTGAGTACGGCAGCCGGGCCCATCTGGGGCCGTACGGAACAGCAGGACTTCCGCAGCCGGGTGCGCGGCACACTGCTGGGCGGGGCCCTGGGTGACGCCCTGGGGGCTCCGGTGGACCGGGCCTCGGGGGCGGAGATACTTCAGACGTACGGGGCTGACGGGGTCGTCGACCTCATCCCCGCGTACGGCCGGCGCGGCGCGATCACCCATCTCACCCAGCTCACCCTCTTCACCGTCGACGGCCTGATCCGCGCCCAGGTCCGCCGCGACACCGGCGCCTGGCATCCCCCCACAGACCTACATCGCGCGTATCTGCGCTGGGCGGCGACGCAGCGCGACTGGGGCCCCGACCTGCGCCGCAAGGACGACGGCTGGCTGGCCCGCGAGGAGTGGCTGTACGCCCGCCGCGACCCGACCCGGCCCCTGCTGCTCGGGCTCGGCGACGAGCGGATGGGCACCCTGGAGACGCCGAAGAACCCGACGGCGGACGGGCCCGAGGCGCTGGGCCGCTCGGCGCCGTTCGGTCTGCTGGTCGGCTGGGAGCCGCAGTTGGTCGCGCAGCTCGCGGTGGAGTGCGCGGCGCAGACCCACGGCCACCCCACGGCCTACCTCGCGGCGGGCGCGTACGCGGTGACCGTGCACGCGCTGGCCAGGGGCGACAGTCTCGACAGCGCGGTGCAGCGGGCGCTGTCCCACCTGTCCGCGCGGCCCGGTCACGACCCCGTGTCCGAGGCGCTTCAGCGGGCGCTCGGCGCGGTGCGGCAGGGGTTGCCGACCGCCGCGCGTGTCGAGGAGCTGGCCGGGGCGGGCAGTGCGCCGGGGCTGCTGGCCGCCGCCGTCTACTGCGCGCTGGTCGCCGAGGACGTCCGGCACGGGCTGCGGCTCGCCGTCAACCACAGCGCGCCCTCCGCCGCGACCGCCTCCCTCACGGGGGCCCTCCTCGGCGCCCTCCACGGCGAGACCGCGCTCCCGCCGGCCTGGCTCGCGGAGTTGGAGGGGCGGCCGACGCTGCTGGAACTCGCCGATGATTTCGCGATGGAGATGACGCAGGGGCCGGCGCTGCACAACCCTGCGGGGGCGGCGCCGGGGTGGCTGGCCCGGTATCCGCGGGGTGGGGTGGAGTTGGAGCGGGGGTAG
- a CDS encoding sodium:solute symporter family protein, with the protein MNGLDWAVLIGYFGVMVAIGVWSHKRVDDVSDFFTAGGKMPWWLSGISHHMSGYSAVMFTGYAGIAYTYGVTSFVTWSFPIALGIAIGSKLFAPRINRLRSRLHVASPLEYLKNRYDLKTQQALAWSGMLLKIVDVGAKWAAIATLLSVFTGISLNQGILITGTITAVYCTIGGLWADALTELGQFVIQLLAGIAMFVAVILELNDKGIGFVGAWDEPALQGHEKPLVGPYGTVFLLAFLFIKLFEYNGGMLNQAQRYMATPNAKEAERSARLSAVLWLVWPLVLFYPMWMSPLLVRSNKPDGSDSYGLMTEQLLPHGLLGLVIVGFFSHTMAMCSSDANAIAAVFTRDCAPVIWKRARTWNQGQGLRVARVTTVVFLGLSMAAATQVNSPAFKDIITVVIKWVAGLMGPMAIPMMLGLLRPFRRSGPTAALISWSMGLLAFWLVNYPISWNVDGGVPLQYQVSVPLAVSLVLYIGIGFLRPEDTPERLAIIDKINSDDDAAAVVPEHEDAVPTPPRA; encoded by the coding sequence ATGAACGGTCTCGACTGGGCCGTGCTCATCGGCTACTTCGGCGTGATGGTCGCCATCGGCGTCTGGTCGCACAAGCGCGTCGACGACGTGAGCGACTTCTTCACCGCGGGCGGCAAGATGCCGTGGTGGCTCTCCGGTATCTCGCACCACATGTCGGGCTACAGCGCGGTGATGTTCACCGGGTACGCCGGCATCGCCTACACCTACGGCGTCACCTCCTTCGTCACCTGGTCCTTCCCCATCGCGCTCGGCATCGCGATCGGCTCCAAGCTGTTCGCGCCGCGCATCAACCGGCTCCGCTCCCGTCTCCATGTGGCCTCCCCGCTGGAGTACCTGAAGAACCGGTACGACCTGAAGACGCAGCAGGCGCTCGCCTGGTCCGGCATGTTGCTGAAGATCGTGGACGTCGGCGCCAAGTGGGCGGCCATCGCGACCCTGTTGTCGGTCTTCACCGGCATCTCGCTGAACCAGGGCATCCTCATCACCGGCACCATCACGGCCGTGTACTGCACGATCGGCGGCCTGTGGGCCGACGCGCTCACGGAGTTGGGGCAGTTCGTCATCCAACTCCTCGCCGGGATCGCGATGTTCGTCGCGGTGATCCTCGAACTCAACGACAAGGGCATCGGGTTCGTCGGCGCCTGGGACGAACCCGCGTTGCAGGGCCACGAGAAGCCGCTCGTCGGCCCGTACGGCACGGTGTTCCTGCTGGCGTTCCTGTTCATCAAGCTGTTCGAGTACAACGGCGGCATGCTCAACCAGGCCCAGCGGTACATGGCCACGCCCAACGCGAAGGAGGCGGAGCGCTCCGCGCGGCTGTCGGCGGTGCTGTGGCTGGTGTGGCCGCTCGTGCTGTTCTACCCGATGTGGATGTCGCCGCTGCTGGTGCGGTCGAACAAGCCGGACGGCTCCGACTCGTACGGCCTGATGACCGAACAGCTCCTGCCGCACGGGCTGTTGGGGCTCGTCATCGTCGGCTTCTTCTCCCACACGATGGCGATGTGCTCCTCCGACGCCAACGCGATCGCCGCCGTCTTCACCCGGGACTGCGCGCCGGTGATCTGGAAGCGGGCGCGAACCTGGAACCAGGGGCAGGGACTTCGGGTCGCGCGCGTCACGACCGTCGTCTTCCTCGGGCTCTCGATGGCGGCGGCGACCCAGGTCAATTCCCCCGCGTTCAAGGACATCATCACCGTCGTCATCAAGTGGGTCGCGGGGCTCATGGGGCCGATGGCCATCCCGATGATGCTGGGGCTGCTGCGGCCGTTCCGCCGCTCCGGTCCGACGGCGGCGCTGATCAGCTGGTCCATGGGGCTGCTGGCGTTCTGGCTCGTCAACTACCCGATCAGCTGGAACGTCGACGGCGGCGTACCTCTGCAGTATCAGGTCTCGGTGCCGCTCGCCGTCTCGCTGGTCCTCTACATCGGCATCGGCTTCCTGCGGCCCGAGGACACCCCCGAACGGCTCGCGATCATCGACAAGATCAACTCGGATGACGACGCTGCGGCTGTCGTACCTGAGCATGAGGACGCGGTACCCACGCCGCCGCGCGCCTGA
- a CDS encoding SDR family oxidoreductase, with translation MSLLPGKTVVVSGVGTGLGHQVAAAVVREGGNAVLGARTEDRLAKSARDIDPDGARTAYLATDITDEQQCVRLAELAVSRFGGVDAVVHVAAWDSYFGGLEDADFETWRSVMDVNLLGTLRMTRACLPALKERGGAIVFIGTQSAVAAPTQVRQAAYAASKGALTSVMYSLARELGPYRVRVNTVLPGWMWGPPVEAYVRFTAQAEGVGEAEVLGRLSGRMALPELATDGDVADAAVFLASARARAITGQSLLVNAGELMR, from the coding sequence ATGTCTCTGCTCCCCGGCAAGACCGTCGTCGTCTCCGGAGTCGGCACGGGTCTCGGGCACCAGGTCGCGGCGGCCGTCGTGCGGGAGGGCGGCAACGCGGTGCTCGGCGCGCGGACCGAGGACCGACTCGCCAAGTCGGCGCGGGACATCGACCCCGACGGGGCGCGGACGGCCTACCTCGCCACCGACATCACCGACGAGCAACAGTGCGTGCGGCTCGCGGAGTTGGCGGTCTCCCGGTTCGGAGGCGTCGACGCCGTCGTCCATGTCGCCGCCTGGGACTCCTACTTCGGCGGGCTCGAGGACGCCGACTTCGAGACCTGGCGGTCCGTCATGGACGTGAATCTGCTGGGGACTCTGCGGATGACGCGGGCGTGTCTGCCGGCGCTGAAGGAGCGGGGCGGGGCGATCGTGTTCATCGGGACGCAGTCCGCCGTGGCGGCGCCGACGCAGGTGCGGCAGGCCGCGTACGCCGCGTCCAAGGGGGCGCTGACGAGCGTGATGTACTCCCTGGCGCGGGAGTTGGGGCCGTACCGGGTGCGGGTGAACACCGTGCTGCCAGGGTGGATGTGGGGGCCGCCGGTGGAGGCGTACGTGCGGTTCACCGCGCAGGCGGAGGGAGTTGGGGAGGCCGAGGTGCTGGGGCGGCTCAGTGGGCGGATGGCGTTGCCGGAGCTGGCGACGGACGGGGATGTGGCGGATGCGGCGGTGTTTCTGGCGTCGGCGCGGGCGCGGGCGATCACGGGGCAGTCGTTGCTGGTGAACGCGGGGGAACTGATGCGCTGA
- a CDS encoding MFS transporter, translated as MATAEPTRDDTGPGQDTGPRIRLPAPQSGSHDRLAPEETPVSAGRWSRLVSRLRSSPRLVRLGAWLRSHLVLSMTVLSGGLHLLWFFTFANSGGDLAAQDAWAEFVGRHPDSAYNLAWYGGMHPVSYSVISPYLMSVLGVRTTMMIAGTLSAGLLTLVLLRSRPVKNPVWPALIGVIALLCNAASGRVTFGLGNMFALGAVAAVFCWPHKWRHKRWAKALVAAPLAALATMSSPVAGLFVGLVAVALFLQKRRPGAWALGIAPAVVVGVSAWLFPFSGTQPMSVGSASLPFVYSVIVFLAVPKNWKTVRITAAVYGLFVLGVWIVSSQIGSNITRLAMLFGGVVVACAVPFAVPRSRKWYALVIATVGFVVWVGFKSVDDVVRTTPAASWARELAPLVNELQQVGAGRGRVEVVPARSHREASALAPYVNLARGWNRQADMKRNPLFYDDTLNSANYHEWLKRWAVHFVVVPKDAPDGDGGKRERELVQRGLPYLKQIWGDANWQLFRVNDPAPLAEPDAVVQRAEQGEMTIDVKRAGRVLVKIPYSPWLSVVDAEGKSLKAPEETEASKHREEGEPKVYENLHGCLYETEEDAEGDKWTMLVAPSAGIYRLAAPYQLPRGTPCPDELK; from the coding sequence GTGGCCACTGCGGAGCCGACACGCGACGACACCGGTCCGGGCCAGGACACCGGCCCGCGAATACGGCTGCCCGCGCCGCAGTCCGGCTCCCATGACCGGCTCGCTCCCGAGGAGACCCCGGTGAGCGCCGGGCGCTGGTCACGGCTGGTGTCACGGCTGCGGTCGAGCCCGCGCCTCGTCCGGCTGGGCGCCTGGCTGAGGAGCCATCTCGTGCTCTCCATGACCGTCCTCTCGGGCGGTCTGCACCTCCTCTGGTTCTTCACGTTCGCGAACAGCGGTGGCGATCTGGCCGCGCAGGACGCCTGGGCGGAGTTCGTCGGCCGTCACCCCGACTCGGCGTACAACCTCGCCTGGTACGGCGGCATGCACCCGGTGTCGTACAGCGTCATCTCGCCGTACCTGATGTCGGTGCTCGGCGTGCGGACGACGATGATGATCGCCGGCACGCTCTCCGCGGGCCTGCTGACGCTGGTCCTGCTGCGCTCCCGTCCGGTGAAGAACCCGGTCTGGCCTGCGCTGATAGGCGTGATCGCGCTGCTGTGCAACGCGGCGAGCGGGCGCGTCACCTTCGGCCTGGGCAACATGTTCGCGCTGGGCGCGGTGGCCGCCGTCTTCTGCTGGCCGCACAAGTGGCGCCACAAGCGGTGGGCGAAGGCGCTGGTCGCGGCGCCGCTGGCCGCGCTCGCCACGATGTCGTCGCCGGTCGCGGGGCTGTTCGTCGGTCTCGTGGCGGTCGCCCTGTTTTTGCAGAAGCGACGGCCGGGGGCGTGGGCGCTGGGGATCGCGCCGGCCGTCGTCGTCGGCGTCTCGGCCTGGCTGTTCCCGTTCTCGGGGACGCAGCCGATGTCCGTCGGGTCCGCGTCGCTGCCGTTCGTCTACTCGGTGATCGTCTTCCTGGCGGTGCCGAAGAACTGGAAGACGGTGCGGATCACGGCGGCCGTGTACGGGCTGTTCGTGCTCGGCGTGTGGATCGTCAGCTCGCAGATCGGGTCGAACATCACGCGGCTCGCGATGCTGTTCGGCGGGGTCGTGGTGGCGTGCGCGGTGCCGTTCGCGGTGCCGCGCAGCCGCAAGTGGTACGCGCTGGTGATCGCGACGGTCGGGTTCGTGGTGTGGGTGGGCTTCAAGTCGGTCGACGACGTCGTCCGCACCACCCCGGCCGCGTCCTGGGCGCGGGAGCTGGCGCCGCTGGTGAACGAGCTCCAACAGGTCGGCGCCGGGCGGGGCCGGGTCGAGGTGGTCCCGGCCCGCTCGCACCGGGAGGCGTCCGCGCTCGCGCCGTACGTGAACCTCGCGCGCGGCTGGAACCGGCAGGCCGACATGAAGCGCAACCCGCTCTTCTACGACGACACCCTCAACTCCGCGAATTACCACGAATGGCTCAAGCGGTGGGCCGTCCACTTCGTCGTCGTCCCCAAGGACGCCCCGGACGGCGACGGCGGCAAGCGCGAGCGTGAGCTGGTCCAGCGGGGTCTGCCCTACCTGAAGCAGATCTGGGGCGACGCCAACTGGCAGCTCTTCCGCGTCAACGACCCCGCGCCCCTCGCCGAGCCGGACGCGGTGGTCCAGCGGGCCGAGCAGGGTGAGATGACGATCGACGTGAAGCGCGCCGGGCGTGTCCTCGTCAAGATCCCCTACTCCCCCTGGCTGAGTGTCGTCGACGCCGAGGGCAAGAGCCTCAAGGCCCCCGAGGAGACGGAGGCGTCCAAGCACCGTGAGGAGGGCGAGCCGAAGGTGTACGAGAACCTGCACGGCTGCCTCTACGAGACGGAGGAGGACGCGGAGGGCGACAAGTGGACGATGCTGGTCGCGCCGTCGGCGGGGATCTACCGGCTGGCGGCGCCGTATCAGCTGCCCCGGGGGACGCCGTGCCCGGACGAACTCAAGTGA
- a CDS encoding D-alanyl-D-alanine carboxypeptidase encodes MAGESPDRSKQHESSRPTQGSGTPVPEPHDPEQTPGGVDLATRVLTLPTNPEGAARDTAEADSPDAGESSPATEETSRNEKGAEGARDGDGSGEAGDAGDAGDADGASEAAGNSGDAEGSEDAEETRETGDSAAAGDAGGDQGPVGAQSEDAVPVSGDEGAEGPGAGSERVQEPAGGSGGSGGAQGAQGAPEGAEGGSEREAEDRDADDDGATAGSGGSGERAEDDAEAAPDDAESTPDAETNSDEEPDASGDARDNSAQDADDSDADEAKADSDSDADVDEEARTEADGVIGNSPADEPDASATEDKSPTGDPDSATADSNSPGDKAESDDDAESSTDAESSSDADEPSASTDAPSSPEDTPRSVDQPTAVFKAVRPKPDVDQPTTMLKLGDVKKPGAAEAPGTGKAPDPRIAPGAGKTDGASTTSDAEKPGAAAAATGGKGSGDAPKAAGEKAAVEKAPGTGKTPDAPEKPGAERAGNFVALKPLDDPSTRKPRTSTGVAATAAVPQVGPERTTQQPLPPKPPLDLLAELTNTPPPPPTPLRTLARRVKIWTPLILLLAVVFAIAQSVRPLPTPTLDLTAANSYTFEGAKVDIPWPAKGQAALDVQGVGTFGSSGQEKPVPIASVAKVMTAYLILRDHPLKSGDDGPKIKIDQAAEDQSNAGQESTVNVTAGDSITQREALESILIASANNVARLLARWDAGSETAFVEKMNAAAKDLGMTNTTYTDPSGLNDTTVSTAIDQVKLGKAAMEQPVFREVAAMMSYTDYKGEYHSNWNGLVGKNKVVGIKTGTTTSALGNLMFAAKKEVGGETRTIIGAVVRQPAGGPENTILSAALDGGDKLIRAAQSVLTSATILKKGAVVGYVDDGLGGRTPVVVTKDVTAVGWPGLKVKLSFVAGDLPHTAKAGTQVATLTVGDGGSAGAVKVPVALKSELAEPGFGAKLTRLG; translated from the coding sequence GTGGCGGGCGAGTCCCCCGACAGGTCGAAGCAGCACGAGTCGTCACGACCGACGCAGGGTTCCGGCACCCCGGTTCCCGAACCCCACGACCCCGAACAGACGCCGGGGGGCGTGGACTTGGCGACCCGAGTCCTCACGCTGCCGACGAACCCGGAGGGCGCGGCGCGGGACACGGCCGAGGCCGACTCCCCGGACGCCGGCGAGTCTTCGCCCGCCACCGAGGAGACCTCGCGGAACGAGAAGGGTGCCGAGGGGGCCCGGGACGGCGACGGATCCGGCGAGGCCGGGGACGCCGGTGACGCCGGTGACGCCGACGGGGCCTCGGAAGCCGCCGGGAATTCCGGGGACGCCGAGGGTTCCGAGGACGCCGAGGAGACCCGGGAGACCGGCGACTCCGCGGCCGCCGGGGACGCCGGGGGCGACCAGGGCCCCGTGGGGGCTCAGAGTGAGGATGCCGTTCCGGTCAGTGGCGACGAGGGTGCCGAGGGGCCTGGAGCGGGTTCTGAGCGGGTCCAGGAGCCCGCGGGCGGATCGGGGGGTTCCGGGGGCGCGCAGGGCGCTCAGGGGGCTCCTGAGGGCGCCGAAGGGGGCTCGGAGCGGGAGGCCGAGGACCGCGACGCGGACGACGACGGCGCCACGGCGGGTTCCGGAGGTTCCGGCGAGCGGGCCGAGGACGACGCGGAGGCGGCTCCGGACGATGCCGAGTCCACGCCTGACGCGGAGACCAACTCCGATGAGGAACCGGACGCTTCGGGCGACGCCCGGGACAACTCGGCGCAGGACGCGGACGATTCGGACGCCGACGAAGCCAAGGCCGACTCCGACTCCGACGCCGACGTCGATGAGGAAGCCCGCACCGAAGCCGACGGCGTGATAGGCAACTCGCCTGCGGACGAACCGGATGCGAGCGCCACGGAGGACAAGTCCCCCACCGGGGACCCCGATTCCGCCACCGCCGACTCCAACTCACCCGGCGACAAGGCCGAGTCCGACGACGACGCCGAGTCCAGCACCGACGCCGAGTCCAGCAGCGACGCCGACGAGCCGAGCGCGTCCACCGACGCCCCGTCCTCCCCCGAGGACACGCCCCGTTCCGTCGACCAGCCGACCGCCGTCTTCAAGGCCGTACGCCCGAAGCCGGACGTCGACCAGCCGACGACGATGCTGAAGCTGGGCGACGTGAAGAAGCCCGGCGCAGCCGAGGCACCCGGCACCGGGAAGGCCCCCGACCCGAGGATCGCGCCCGGCGCAGGCAAGACCGACGGCGCCTCGACGACGTCCGACGCCGAGAAGCCCGGCGCGGCTGCGGCGGCGACCGGCGGCAAGGGCTCCGGCGACGCCCCGAAGGCGGCCGGCGAGAAAGCGGCCGTCGAGAAGGCACCCGGCACCGGGAAGACGCCCGACGCTCCCGAGAAGCCCGGCGCCGAGCGCGCCGGCAACTTCGTCGCGCTGAAGCCGCTCGACGACCCCTCGACCCGTAAGCCCCGTACCTCCACGGGGGTAGCGGCGACGGCGGCCGTGCCGCAGGTCGGGCCGGAGCGGACGACGCAGCAGCCGCTGCCGCCGAAGCCGCCCCTGGACCTGCTGGCGGAGCTGACGAACACGCCGCCGCCCCCGCCCACCCCGTTGCGCACCCTCGCGCGCCGGGTGAAGATCTGGACCCCGCTGATCCTCCTGCTGGCGGTCGTGTTCGCGATCGCGCAGAGTGTCCGCCCGCTGCCGACCCCCACCCTGGACCTGACGGCGGCGAACTCGTACACGTTCGAGGGCGCGAAGGTGGACATCCCGTGGCCGGCGAAGGGCCAGGCCGCGCTGGACGTCCAGGGCGTCGGCACGTTCGGCTCGTCCGGTCAGGAGAAGCCCGTCCCGATCGCCAGTGTCGCCAAGGTGATGACGGCCTATCTGATCCTGCGCGACCACCCGCTGAAGAGCGGCGACGACGGCCCGAAGATCAAGATCGACCAGGCCGCCGAGGACCAGTCGAACGCCGGTCAGGAGTCGACCGTGAACGTCACGGCCGGCGACTCGATCACGCAGCGCGAGGCCCTGGAGTCGATCCTGATCGCGTCCGCGAACAACGTCGCCCGTCTGCTGGCCCGCTGGGACGCCGGTTCGGAGACGGCCTTCGTCGAGAAGATGAACGCCGCCGCCAAGGACCTCGGTATGACGAACACGACGTACACGGACCCCTCGGGCCTGAACGACACGACCGTCTCCACGGCGATCGACCAGGTCAAGCTCGGCAAGGCGGCGATGGAGCAGCCCGTCTTCCGCGAGGTCGCGGCGATGATGTCGTACACGGACTACAAGGGTGAGTACCACTCGAACTGGAACGGTCTGGTCGGCAAGAACAAGGTCGTCGGCATCAAGACCGGCACGACCACCTCGGCGCTCGGCAACCTGATGTTCGCAGCGAAGAAGGAGGTCGGCGGCGAGACCCGCACGATCATCGGCGCGGTCGTCCGCCAGCCCGCCGGCGGCCCGGAGAACACGATCCTCAGCGCGGCGCTGGACGGCGGCGACAAGCTGATCCGCGCGGCCCAGTCCGTCCTGACGTCGGCGACGATCCTGAAGAAGGGCGCGGTCGTCGGTTATGTGGACGACGGTCTCGGCGGCCGGACCCCGGTCGTCGTCACGAAGGACGTCACCGCGGTCGGCTGGCCCGGTCTGAAGGTGAAGCTCTCCTTCGTCGCGGGTGATCTCCCGCACACCGCGAAGGCGGGTACCCAGGTCGCGACCCTGACCGTCGGTGACGGCGGCTCGGCGGGCGCGGTGAAGGTACCCGTAGCACTCAAGAGTGAGTTGGCCGAGCCCGGCTTCGGCGCCAAGCTGACCCGCCTCGGCTGA